The following proteins are co-located in the Desulfoscipio sp. XC116 genome:
- the spoIIM gene encoding stage II sporulation protein M, protein MGYMRRLMTDSLRQSWSLYCIVIAIFSVGILLGSLGVNTLQEEQTRELQRYLQSFLAQAAAIEVDRAQMVRGALYDNLLVGSVIYMLGLTIICLPLVLALIFFRGFVLGFTIGFLTAHPDWREFVIVLISMLPQNILYIPALIIGGTASLSFSLLLVKRFNNSQTRVAPQFVGYSLIMAGCLTAFALAALAEGYITPELTRLAASFVVNR, encoded by the coding sequence ATGGGTTACATGCGCCGGTTAATGACTGACTCTCTCCGGCAAAGCTGGTCGCTTTATTGTATTGTGATAGCTATTTTTAGTGTTGGCATATTGCTTGGTTCGCTGGGGGTCAATACATTGCAAGAGGAACAAACCAGGGAATTGCAGCGCTACCTGCAATCTTTTTTAGCCCAGGCGGCGGCAATAGAAGTAGACCGGGCTCAAATGGTCAGAGGAGCACTTTACGATAATTTACTGGTGGGGTCGGTAATCTATATGCTGGGTTTAACCATTATCTGCCTGCCCCTGGTGTTGGCGCTAATTTTTTTCCGCGGATTTGTGCTGGGATTTACCATAGGTTTTTTAACCGCGCATCCGGATTGGCGGGAGTTTGTTATTGTCCTTATTTCCATGCTGCCGCAAAATATACTTTACATTCCGGCGCTGATTATCGGTGGCACGGCTTCGCTTTCCTTTTCCTTGCTGTTAGTTAAAAGATTTAACAATTCACAAACTCGTGTGGCTCCCCAGTTTGTCGGTTATTCTTTAATTATGGCCGGTTGTTTGACAGCCTTTGCGCTGGCTGCTCTGGCGGAGGGATATATTACGCCGGAATTAACCAGGCTTGCGGCCTCGTTTGTGGTTAACCGGTAA